One window of the Granulicella arctica genome contains the following:
- a CDS encoding capsule assembly Wzi family protein, protein MSIKQYLVYTSILGLLWCPLLSPAQIQLSPSSRLQASTIITTAAPTKSLNIHRPFLNTLAENDSPRDFLPLLQPAPASPHEVREQIAPYSSADLTPPEIGDNDRFGSTNVPMDSWIYPALERLAAMGFIPSQNVSIRPWTRQECLRQTREVEESLFSYNASDSMNEEAQRLLSDLLKELAQPEDHDGIVLESAYTRSGTIAGPALTDGFHFGQTWWNDFGRPLGRGSSVIAGFSARATHGRFFMYDRQELQQSPGALAITSAESQLFNTLDGAVAFGTAPANLSPPTPAISAYLRQRPIELYAGIAFAGNALSFGKQEIFWGPTTMGPWSFSSNAEPTYNLRLVSTRPHPYPFFQTLGTYKFDLVFGKLSGHKYPARPYFNGQKIDLTFGNNLEVSFTRWSILWGVGHPMTLRTLKDNLFSSNSTSTAAAGQYNYGDRTDPGDRKSDFDFRLHVPGLSKIVTLYADAYADDELNPIDAPRRVAWAPGIYLARLPYLPHMDLRFEMASSEELSRDEGGIRFFINNQYRDGNTNKGFLLGNAVGRDSRAFEGRTGYWLSARSRVEFGYRQAKGGLAFLPGGSTISDGFVNASYAFTPEWSAQLFAQHERFLIPSFMSGAQHNESGWLQITWNPKLHLPR, encoded by the coding sequence GTGAGCATCAAACAGTACCTCGTGTATACGTCCATTCTTGGATTGCTGTGGTGCCCTCTCCTCTCTCCAGCACAGATCCAGTTGTCCCCCTCCAGCCGCCTTCAAGCATCAACGATCATCACAACGGCTGCGCCGACGAAGTCGCTCAATATACACCGCCCCTTCCTCAATACTCTTGCAGAGAACGACTCCCCCAGAGACTTCCTTCCATTGTTGCAACCGGCCCCCGCCAGCCCCCATGAGGTTAGGGAGCAGATCGCACCATATTCCTCCGCCGACCTCACTCCTCCCGAAATTGGCGATAACGACCGCTTTGGCTCAACAAATGTTCCTATGGATAGCTGGATCTATCCTGCCTTGGAGCGTCTTGCAGCCATGGGTTTTATCCCATCGCAAAACGTAAGCATCCGTCCCTGGACACGTCAAGAGTGCCTCCGCCAGACGAGAGAGGTGGAAGAGAGCCTATTCTCTTACAACGCCAGCGATTCCATGAACGAAGAGGCACAGCGCCTCCTTTCGGACCTCCTCAAGGAACTTGCCCAGCCCGAGGATCACGACGGTATCGTCCTTGAATCTGCCTACACCCGCTCCGGCACCATCGCCGGTCCAGCGCTCACAGACGGCTTTCACTTCGGTCAAACGTGGTGGAACGACTTCGGCCGCCCCCTTGGTCGCGGTAGTAGTGTCATCGCAGGTTTCTCGGCGCGCGCCACACATGGCCGTTTTTTTATGTATGACCGCCAGGAGCTTCAGCAAAGTCCAGGCGCTCTGGCAATTACGTCCGCCGAGTCGCAGCTATTTAATACCTTGGATGGGGCTGTCGCCTTCGGTACCGCACCTGCAAACCTTTCCCCACCCACCCCGGCCATCTCCGCCTATCTGCGGCAGCGTCCCATCGAGCTCTATGCCGGCATCGCCTTCGCTGGCAATGCTCTCTCCTTTGGCAAGCAGGAGATCTTCTGGGGGCCAACCACCATGGGCCCTTGGTCATTCTCGAGCAACGCTGAACCGACATACAACCTCCGCCTCGTGTCGACGCGACCCCATCCCTACCCTTTCTTTCAAACCCTGGGCACGTACAAATTTGATCTGGTCTTTGGCAAACTCTCCGGCCATAAGTATCCCGCCCGCCCTTACTTCAACGGACAAAAGATTGACCTCACCTTCGGTAACAATCTGGAAGTCAGCTTCACCCGTTGGTCGATCCTCTGGGGGGTCGGCCATCCAATGACCCTGCGAACTCTGAAGGACAATCTCTTCAGCTCCAACTCAACGAGCACGGCGGCGGCGGGACAGTATAACTACGGCGATCGTACGGATCCGGGCGACCGAAAAAGCGACTTTGACTTCCGTCTCCACGTCCCTGGCCTCAGCAAAATCGTCACCCTCTATGCTGATGCCTATGCCGACGACGAACTCAATCCCATCGACGCACCTCGCCGCGTTGCCTGGGCGCCGGGCATCTATCTCGCCCGCTTACCCTACCTTCCGCATATGGATCTCCGTTTCGAGATGGCCAGTTCCGAAGAACTCAGCCGCGATGAGGGGGGCATTCGCTTCTTCATCAACAATCAATATCGTGACGGCAACACGAACAAAGGATTCCTCCTTGGCAATGCAGTCGGTCGTGATTCCCGAGCTTTCGAAGGTCGTACAGGCTACTGGTTGTCGGCGCGGTCGCGCGTCGAGTTCGGCTACCGCCAGGCCAAGGGCGGCTTGGCGTTTCTCCCCGGCGGCAGCACCATCAGCGACGGCTTCGTCAACGCCTCCTACGCTTTCACGCCAGAGTGGTCCGCCCAACTCTTTGCCCAGCACGAACGCTTCCTCATTCCTTCCTTTATGTCCGGCGCGCAGCACAACGAGAGCGGATGGTTACAGATCACATGGAATCCGAAGCTTCATCTTCCCCGATAG
- a CDS encoding alpha-amylase domain-containing protein has translation MAIGLIGWGRFLNVNQGRVTVPPGLWTYLHSIAAEIGQSFDFLQTPPPSLCQGGAGPGDDGYGVFWLRQLDGTRYGSCEDLLAMIAALNTHGVQTLLDLVLHQMVGENGGPGVFKYPGADNKTMNGAGSTKPSWFRGSPNPPWAQNDTVPGGPLDPGFGRPRSYQHSQESLDDAIAFVKWLTHLTDATGYRFDDVKGSYPPAVREIMNAVPQCSFYSEFFDNRWNMGTWATNSPMNSRSAVEDFDLHWHLQAACNGYDARQFVAGGAGYWQMNPGLSVGFVDNPDTDTTPGQQVIFNKAIAYAILMSLPLAKTLVYGKDYFPSSVWPGSYGLKRLIDNLCWINRKFAFGTCEIPYVDQDVLIITRGGDGGSMGWSGGMVTVVNFNTLTERSFWAPTPCGPNRLLHDYTGHLPDVWTNADGWANFTVHSNAYSSGTSYGIYAPAGVGDAHPTQRRQTTQVFVGDPTLRIMPVKNGRQVLPQRIYCQKDTDLRLHLQFDRTGNSGQATVQMEAAGPKDVLEVLSLSGPPSSAIAVAKVNTTGWHTISLIGALLPASGINFTLTVTYTGAV, from the coding sequence ATGGCAATTGGACTCATCGGATGGGGAAGGTTCCTGAATGTGAACCAGGGGCGGGTTACTGTACCTCCCGGCCTCTGGACGTACCTTCATTCCATTGCTGCCGAGATCGGCCAAAGCTTTGACTTCCTCCAGACGCCGCCGCCCTCTCTCTGCCAGGGTGGCGCAGGTCCAGGCGATGATGGTTACGGTGTCTTCTGGCTTCGTCAACTCGACGGCACGCGCTATGGATCTTGCGAAGATCTGCTCGCTATGATCGCAGCCCTCAACACCCACGGCGTGCAGACGCTGCTCGACTTGGTGCTGCACCAGATGGTTGGCGAGAATGGAGGTCCGGGCGTCTTCAAGTATCCAGGCGCAGACAACAAAACCATGAACGGAGCAGGTTCGACCAAGCCGAGTTGGTTTCGTGGCTCTCCAAATCCACCGTGGGCGCAGAACGACACAGTTCCTGGTGGTCCACTCGACCCCGGCTTCGGCCGCCCGCGCTCTTATCAACATTCGCAGGAGTCGCTGGACGATGCCATCGCCTTCGTAAAATGGCTGACGCACCTGACCGACGCCACCGGTTATCGATTCGACGACGTCAAAGGCTCCTATCCTCCGGCAGTGCGCGAGATCATGAATGCTGTTCCGCAGTGCTCGTTCTACTCCGAGTTCTTTGATAATCGCTGGAATATGGGCACATGGGCTACGAACTCACCCATGAATAGCCGCTCCGCGGTCGAAGACTTCGATCTGCACTGGCACCTGCAGGCCGCATGCAATGGATACGACGCTCGTCAGTTCGTTGCTGGAGGCGCCGGATATTGGCAGATGAACCCCGGTCTCTCGGTAGGCTTCGTCGACAATCCAGACACCGACACCACACCAGGTCAACAGGTCATCTTCAACAAGGCCATTGCGTACGCGATTCTAATGTCGCTGCCGCTCGCCAAGACGCTTGTCTACGGAAAGGACTACTTTCCGTCGTCCGTTTGGCCTGGATCCTACGGCCTGAAGCGGCTGATCGACAATCTCTGCTGGATCAATCGCAAGTTCGCCTTTGGCACGTGCGAAATTCCGTATGTCGATCAGGATGTGCTTATCATCACCCGCGGTGGCGATGGTGGCTCGATGGGCTGGAGTGGCGGCATGGTGACGGTGGTGAACTTCAATACGCTCACCGAGCGGTCCTTCTGGGCTCCTACGCCCTGCGGTCCAAATCGCCTGCTCCATGACTACACCGGCCACCTGCCAGATGTGTGGACGAACGCCGACGGCTGGGCAAACTTTACCGTGCACTCAAACGCCTACTCGAGTGGAACGTCCTATGGAATCTACGCGCCCGCAGGAGTGGGAGATGCTCATCCAACCCAGAGACGCCAGACGACACAAGTCTTTGTTGGCGATCCAACTCTCAGGATCATGCCGGTAAAAAATGGTCGTCAGGTCCTCCCGCAGAGAATCTACTGCCAAAAGGACACGGACTTGCGATTACACCTTCAATTTGATCGCACCGGAAACTCCGGGCAGGCGACCGTACAGATGGAAGCAGCGGGTCCGAAAGACGTTCTGGAAGTCCTAAGCCTTTCCGGCCCACCTTCAAGCGCGATAGCCGTGGCGAAGGTCAACACTACAGGCTGGCACACGATCAGCTTGATCGGTGCCCTCCTTCCGGCCTCCGGTATAAATTTCACCCTCACCGTAACCTATACAGGAGCCGTATAG
- a CDS encoding Bax inhibitor-1/YccA family protein produces MLENRLNTYSTIIDVPREETASLLAKVLAITSFGFLVTACGVATAPPWASLPGLLAVFALIFAISGARRRANPSLALGLFLALTYFMGWEIGPLIHRYIQNFGSAIVFQAALTTGLGMAAMGCVAYLFQINYRRIAGIGFAALLCLMLLGIASMFLHFLTPSTYSWLTLGIFAVLTVGDFARIRAGGDGQSAVSLSLSIYLDAINIFLAVLQLLSGRRRE; encoded by the coding sequence ATGCTCGAGAACCGCCTGAACACCTACTCCACAATCATTGATGTCCCCCGCGAAGAGACCGCCTCCCTGCTCGCCAAGGTTTTAGCCATCACCTCTTTTGGCTTCCTGGTCACAGCGTGTGGTGTGGCGACCGCACCCCCCTGGGCTTCGCTTCCCGGACTACTCGCAGTCTTCGCGTTAATCTTCGCCATCAGTGGCGCGCGGCGACGCGCCAATCCTTCATTGGCCCTGGGGCTATTCCTCGCCCTCACCTACTTCATGGGTTGGGAGATCGGTCCGCTCATCCACCGCTACATCCAGAACTTTGGCTCCGCCATTGTCTTTCAGGCTGCCCTCACGACCGGTCTCGGAATGGCTGCGATGGGCTGCGTCGCCTACCTCTTCCAGATTAACTATCGACGAATCGCCGGGATCGGCTTCGCAGCTCTGCTTTGCCTCATGCTCCTCGGCATCGCGAGCATGTTCCTCCACTTCCTCACTCCGAGCACCTATTCCTGGCTCACGCTGGGGATCTTCGCCGTGCTCACCGTAGGCGACTTTGCGCGCATCCGCGCGGGCGGTGATGGCCAGTCTGCCGTCTCCCTCTCGCTGTCCATCTATCTGGACGCAATCAACATCTTCCTCGCCGTCCTTCAGCTACTCAGCGGACGACGTCGGGAATAA
- a CDS encoding glycoside hydrolase family 2 protein, with the protein MASPMNLRIHSLPALFLFIVSANIGIAQTASWPVSPLLVDLDYRPAQTLDGDWHIIVDPYFGGLYSFHREIKKNGYFQDADPNAATGQPIEYDFAKSPTLKVPGDWNTQTDRLYYYEGPLWYERKFEATPRPGTHVFLHIGAANYRAKLWINGQHVCDHEGGFTPFDCEVTTALKAGQNSAVINVDNTRIEDGVPTLNTDWWNYGGLTRDVSLVTVPTAFIDDYDLHLSRADRKTIEGYIHVEHADPGTRVHISIADLKLNTDVITDADGRAPIHLTPQSLQLWAPGTPKLYKVNLSTGSDTLTDDIGFRTIEVQGTKILLNGKPIFLRGICIHAEAPYRTGRAYSEQDVTTLLGWAKDLGVNFVRLAHYPHDEHMTRAADRMGILVWSEIPTYWALHFEDPAVLVKAEQQLHEAQRRDRNKASVILWSVANETPNTPARTQFLTTLANKAREYDPTRLVTAALLVRGEGNTKIVDDPLGKALDVIGANEYIGWYEKTPEDAAKTTWTVGYDKPLIMSEWGGDAKAGLHGSDTDRWTEEYQANIYRNQITMLNNIPQLRGTTPWLLMDFRSPVRVRPGIQDDFNRKGLIAPDGTKKKAFFVLQKAYQANTLGKAE; encoded by the coding sequence ATGGCTTCTCCTATGAATCTGCGCATCCACTCGCTCCCTGCTCTGTTTCTCTTTATCGTCTCTGCGAATATCGGCATCGCCCAGACCGCCAGTTGGCCCGTCTCGCCGCTCCTGGTCGACCTGGATTATCGGCCAGCCCAGACGCTCGACGGCGATTGGCACATCATCGTCGACCCATACTTTGGCGGCCTCTACAGCTTTCATCGTGAGATCAAGAAGAACGGCTACTTTCAGGATGCGGACCCCAATGCCGCCACCGGCCAGCCCATAGAGTATGACTTTGCCAAGTCCCCCACGCTCAAGGTTCCCGGGGACTGGAATACGCAGACCGACCGTCTCTACTACTACGAAGGTCCTCTCTGGTATGAGCGCAAGTTTGAGGCCACTCCCAGGCCCGGCACCCACGTCTTTCTTCACATCGGCGCGGCCAACTATCGCGCCAAGCTGTGGATCAACGGCCAGCACGTCTGCGATCACGAGGGCGGTTTCACCCCGTTCGACTGTGAGGTCACCACGGCTCTCAAGGCTGGCCAGAACTCTGCCGTCATTAACGTTGACAACACCCGCATCGAAGATGGCGTCCCCACCCTCAATACCGACTGGTGGAACTACGGTGGCCTCACCCGGGACGTCTCCCTCGTCACCGTTCCCACAGCCTTTATCGACGACTACGACCTTCACCTCAGCCGCGCCGACCGTAAGACCATCGAAGGCTACATCCACGTCGAGCACGCTGACCCCGGCACCAGGGTCCACATCAGCATCGCCGACCTCAAGCTGAACACCGACGTCATCACCGACGCCGACGGCCGCGCCCCCATTCACCTCACCCCGCAATCCCTCCAACTCTGGGCTCCGGGAACGCCGAAGCTCTACAAGGTCAACCTCTCCACAGGCTCTGACACGCTCACGGATGACATCGGCTTTCGGACCATTGAGGTTCAGGGCACCAAAATCCTCCTCAACGGCAAGCCCATCTTCCTTCGCGGCATCTGCATCCACGCCGAGGCTCCCTACCGCACCGGCCGAGCCTACTCCGAGCAGGACGTGACCACCCTCCTCGGTTGGGCCAAAGATCTTGGCGTCAACTTCGTTCGCCTCGCCCACTATCCTCACGACGAGCACATGACCCGCGCGGCCGATCGCATGGGCATTCTCGTCTGGAGCGAGATCCCGACCTACTGGGCGCTCCACTTTGAAGACCCCGCCGTCCTCGTCAAAGCCGAGCAGCAACTTCACGAAGCCCAGCGCCGCGACCGCAACAAGGCCTCTGTCATCCTCTGGTCCGTCGCCAACGAGACGCCAAACACTCCCGCTCGTACACAGTTCCTCACTACGCTCGCCAACAAGGCCCGCGAGTACGACCCCACTCGCCTCGTTACCGCCGCCCTCCTCGTTCGCGGCGAAGGCAACACCAAGATCGTCGACGATCCGCTCGGTAAAGCTCTCGACGTGATCGGCGCGAACGAGTACATCGGCTGGTACGAGAAGACTCCCGAGGACGCCGCCAAAACCACCTGGACCGTCGGCTACGACAAACCCCTCATCATGAGCGAATGGGGCGGCGATGCCAAAGCCGGTCTCCACGGTAGCGACACTGACCGGTGGACCGAGGAGTACCAGGCCAATATCTACCGGAACCAGATCACCATGCTCAACAACATCCCGCAGCTTCGGGGCACCACCCCATGGCTCCTGATGGACTTCCGCTCCCCCGTCCGCGTGCGTCCCGGCATTCAGGACGACTTCAACCGCAAGGGCCTTATCGCTCCGGATGGCACAAAGAAAAAGGCCTTCTTCGTCCTTCAGAAGGCCTACCAGGCCAACACTCTCGGCAAAGCCGAATAG
- a CDS encoding cation diffusion facilitator family transporter, translating into MSSSRKTIFVAIGANLGIAAAKIVGFVVTGSSAMLSEAIHSVVDCGNGALLLFGQRQGSRPADEVHPFGHGKELYFWTLIVALLIFVLGGGISIVEGIAHVRHPAPSEDATWAYAILGVSILFESYSLYVSVKEFREASGNRPLLEAIKASKDPSIFTVIFEDTAAILGLLTAFIGIFLSHTFGWQQADGIASIIIGLLLIVVAVLLIAKCKTLLVGEGADTATLRRIRLLAQADPDVEKVGYPFTMYFGPHAILLTMNLQFRPGLTAQHIEQAVHRIETAVQAENPDIRHIYLEVGSIQSAAIRDQLFQSSQQPMFNTPGDTEPET; encoded by the coding sequence GTGTCTTCATCCAGAAAGACCATCTTCGTCGCCATCGGTGCCAACCTCGGCATTGCCGCCGCCAAGATCGTCGGCTTCGTGGTCACCGGCTCATCTGCCATGCTTTCGGAGGCGATTCACTCCGTCGTGGACTGCGGAAACGGCGCACTCCTGCTCTTCGGCCAGCGCCAGGGATCGCGTCCTGCCGATGAGGTCCATCCCTTCGGTCACGGCAAAGAGCTCTATTTCTGGACCCTGATCGTCGCCCTGCTCATCTTCGTACTCGGCGGCGGCATCTCCATCGTTGAAGGCATCGCCCACGTCCGCCATCCTGCTCCTTCCGAGGACGCCACGTGGGCTTACGCCATTCTGGGCGTATCCATTCTCTTCGAGAGCTACTCCCTCTATGTCAGCGTCAAGGAGTTTCGAGAAGCATCTGGCAATCGACCCCTACTCGAGGCAATCAAAGCAAGCAAAGATCCAAGCATCTTTACCGTCATCTTCGAGGACACCGCCGCCATCCTCGGCCTGCTCACAGCCTTCATAGGAATCTTCCTAAGTCACACCTTCGGCTGGCAGCAGGCTGACGGAATTGCTTCCATCATCATCGGCCTGCTCCTGATCGTCGTGGCCGTTCTGCTCATCGCAAAGTGCAAAACCCTGCTAGTGGGTGAAGGTGCCGACACCGCCACCCTTCGCCGCATCCGCCTCCTCGCACAGGCTGACCCCGACGTCGAAAAGGTAGGCTATCCGTTCACCATGTACTTCGGCCCGCACGCGATCCTGCTCACCATGAACCTGCAATTTCGACCAGGCCTAACCGCACAGCATATCGAACAGGCAGTCCACCGCATCGAGACCGCCGTCCAGGCGGAGAATCCCGACATTCGCCACATCTACCTGGAGGTCGGTTCGATCCAGTCCGCCGCAATCCGCGATCAGCTCTTCCAGAGCTCCCAGCAGCCGATGTTCAATACTCCAGGTGATACGGAGCCGGAAACGTAA
- a CDS encoding DinB family protein → MSTKYADETALAELDPVALGMRLSEVVGAAMPWLEQVSGKRAGEAPSEGKWCAKEVIGHLIDSAVNNLQRIVRLDTVLDVEPEVRSLNYEQDEWVRAQHYAEKEWVQILELWRVLNAHIAWTMGHVARGHLGRICVFPDGHVTLCFLMEDYVAHMDYHLKALRELV, encoded by the coding sequence ATGAGCACGAAGTATGCGGACGAGACGGCGCTGGCGGAGCTTGATCCTGTTGCGTTGGGGATGCGGTTGTCCGAGGTTGTAGGAGCAGCGATGCCTTGGCTTGAACAGGTTTCAGGCAAGCGAGCGGGCGAAGCTCCGTCGGAAGGAAAGTGGTGCGCGAAGGAGGTTATCGGGCACCTGATCGATTCGGCGGTGAACAACCTGCAGCGGATTGTTCGGCTCGATACTGTTCTCGATGTGGAGCCGGAGGTTCGGTCGCTGAACTATGAGCAGGATGAGTGGGTGCGGGCGCAGCACTACGCGGAGAAGGAATGGGTGCAGATCCTGGAGCTTTGGCGGGTGTTGAATGCGCATATTGCCTGGACGATGGGGCATGTGGCACGTGGACATCTCGGGCGTATCTGCGTCTTTCCGGACGGGCATGTGACGCTGTGTTTCCTGATGGAGGACTATGTGGCGCACATGGATTACCATCTGAAGGCGCTGCGGGAGTTGGTCTGA
- a CDS encoding YraN family protein — translation MASLAIARGWIDVQEWSLERMHGMAARVRRGPPLAANLATGLRGERAALFHLRRLNYTIVATRWTSAKMRGDVDLIGWDGDWLCFIEVKTRSVRDLNPAESAVDRDKERMLRGLARTYLRAFPEEKRRIVPVRFDVVSVYLLKGGTDFEIFQGAFDLQGGRQ, via the coding sequence ATGGCAAGTTTAGCGATAGCGCGCGGATGGATCGATGTGCAGGAGTGGAGCCTCGAACGGATGCACGGTATGGCTGCGCGGGTACGGCGTGGTCCTCCGCTCGCTGCGAATCTTGCGACGGGATTGCGTGGCGAGCGGGCAGCGCTGTTCCATCTGCGACGGCTTAACTATACGATTGTGGCGACCCGATGGACGAGCGCGAAGATGCGTGGGGATGTCGATCTGATTGGCTGGGATGGCGACTGGCTTTGCTTTATCGAGGTGAAGACACGGTCAGTACGGGATCTGAATCCGGCGGAGTCGGCTGTGGACCGGGACAAGGAACGGATGCTGCGTGGTTTGGCACGAACGTATCTGCGAGCGTTCCCTGAGGAGAAGCGGCGCATAGTCCCGGTGCGGTTCGATGTGGTTTCGGTATATCTGCTGAAGGGTGGCACCGACTTTGAGATATTTCAAGGAGCATTTGATTTGCAGGGAGGACGGCAATGA
- a CDS encoding alginate export family protein encodes MFKIMVVNLGRRWGVTLASVLAILALTSSLRAQREMYPRKEGIVQPLQWKELPSWVTLDMELRGRTEEQTSLGYVDGKDRLYELTRVWGGVTVRPTHWMSGYLQFQDLHALGLPLRDVASNMRDTFDLRQGYLEVHAKRLDVKAGRQELRFGDERVIGISDWTNTSRTWDGFDLRVGDKNKIDLFSTSVVAIHPTSLNKHGAGLTFHGAVANLNSVLPKTSIQPFVLIRAVPRVISQQGTAGSETEVSFGSYYDTKLPFGFDSSGTGVLQRGSYSNDSIHAGAAIIRGGYAAGRLPLKPHIEGEYDYATGNPRTNAQRIGTYDQQYPSNHNAFGLVDLFGFQNIKQDRLNFSLAPQSNFLVLFQASSLHVASVNDGVYTGPGSILFKAPTGGFTHDGIGTEFDASAKYIFRKSFVTNVGVGHFFPGAVMTSSAHGAPLTLAYLQFTYRFKVDR; translated from the coding sequence TTGTTTAAGATCATGGTAGTTAACCTAGGACGCCGCTGGGGTGTAACCCTCGCGAGCGTTCTTGCCATTTTGGCGCTCACTTCTTCGCTTCGAGCGCAGCGGGAGATGTATCCGCGTAAAGAGGGCATCGTGCAGCCGTTGCAGTGGAAGGAGCTTCCGAGTTGGGTCACGCTTGATATGGAGTTGCGTGGCCGGACGGAGGAGCAGACCTCTCTTGGATATGTCGACGGCAAGGATCGGCTGTATGAGTTGACCCGGGTATGGGGCGGCGTGACGGTGCGACCAACGCACTGGATGAGCGGCTATCTGCAGTTTCAGGATCTGCACGCCCTGGGGTTGCCACTGCGGGATGTCGCGAGCAATATGCGGGACACGTTCGACCTGCGGCAAGGGTATCTGGAAGTTCACGCTAAGCGACTTGATGTAAAGGCAGGGCGGCAGGAGTTGCGGTTTGGCGATGAGCGCGTGATCGGCATCAGCGACTGGACGAATACGAGCCGGACGTGGGATGGTTTCGACCTGCGTGTCGGGGATAAAAACAAGATCGACTTGTTCAGCACATCGGTGGTGGCGATTCATCCGACGAGTTTGAATAAGCATGGTGCGGGACTCACCTTTCATGGTGCGGTGGCTAACCTGAACAGCGTTCTGCCGAAGACTTCGATACAGCCATTTGTGCTGATTCGCGCGGTGCCGCGGGTGATAAGCCAGCAGGGGACGGCTGGGAGCGAAACCGAGGTGAGCTTCGGGAGCTATTACGATACGAAGCTGCCGTTTGGGTTCGATTCGTCGGGGACGGGCGTGTTGCAGCGCGGCAGTTACAGCAACGATTCGATCCATGCTGGTGCGGCGATTATTCGAGGTGGCTATGCGGCAGGCCGGCTTCCGCTGAAGCCGCATATTGAAGGCGAGTATGACTATGCCACGGGCAATCCACGTACAAACGCCCAGCGAATTGGGACGTACGATCAGCAGTATCCAAGCAATCACAATGCGTTTGGGTTGGTGGATTTGTTTGGATTTCAGAACATCAAGCAAGATCGGCTGAACTTCTCGCTGGCACCGCAGAGTAATTTTCTCGTGCTTTTTCAGGCGAGTTCGCTGCATGTTGCCTCGGTGAACGATGGGGTGTACACGGGACCGGGCTCGATCCTCTTCAAGGCGCCGACGGGCGGGTTTACTCATGACGGGATCGGGACGGAGTTTGACGCGTCAGCGAAGTACATCTTTCGCAAGTCGTTCGTGACCAATGTGGGTGTTGGGCATTTCTTCCCGGGTGCGGTGATGACCAGTTCGGCGCATGGCGCTCCGCTGACGCTGGCGTATCTGCAGTTTACGTATCGCTTCAAGGTTGACCGGTAG
- a CDS encoding cupin domain-containing protein, producing MEKQDGKDGLSRRTFLGKSSAMLAAAAGMPMMAAAQQAVDKSGDNHKGVNEQQPGPKNAPLEAAEPSSVYPPESDSGGQPPFKYPFSFAHKRIEAGGWTRQVTVRDLPISKKMAGVEMRLIAGGIRELHWHVGAEWAFMTAGSARITAVDQKGRGFVEDIHEGDLWIFPGGIPHSIQGLGPDGCQFLLVFDDGNFNEFETFLLTDWLHHTPKDVLAKNFGTSEETFKNVPKRELFIFPRDLPRTLAEEQKEAYAGSGPIPNSFAFFTGKMHPTKVSAGGSVKIVDQSNFPATNIAAAIVTLKPGGLRELHWHPNEDEWQYYVKGSGRMTVFSAGGHARTMDFHEGDVGYIERSLPHYIENTGDTDMVFLEVFPTPHYEDISLGEWLAHTPSRLVDQHIGTGEDFLHKIGKKEAVVVPE from the coding sequence ATGGAAAAGCAAGATGGTAAGGACGGCTTAAGCCGGCGAACATTTTTGGGTAAGAGTTCCGCGATGCTGGCTGCGGCGGCTGGTATGCCGATGATGGCGGCGGCCCAGCAGGCTGTTGACAAGAGCGGCGACAACCATAAAGGCGTGAATGAGCAGCAGCCCGGGCCGAAGAATGCTCCGCTGGAAGCGGCTGAGCCGAGTTCGGTCTATCCGCCGGAGTCGGACTCAGGGGGGCAGCCTCCGTTTAAGTACCCCTTCAGCTTCGCGCACAAGCGGATCGAAGCAGGCGGCTGGACGCGCCAGGTGACGGTGCGCGACCTGCCGATCTCAAAGAAGATGGCCGGGGTGGAGATGCGGCTCATTGCGGGCGGCATCCGCGAGTTGCACTGGCATGTAGGGGCGGAGTGGGCGTTCATGACGGCGGGGAGCGCGCGCATTACGGCGGTCGACCAGAAGGGCCGCGGGTTTGTGGAGGATATCCATGAAGGCGATCTCTGGATCTTTCCCGGCGGGATTCCACACTCAATCCAAGGCCTCGGGCCGGATGGGTGCCAGTTCCTGCTGGTCTTCGATGATGGCAACTTCAATGAATTCGAGACCTTTCTGCTGACGGACTGGCTGCACCATACGCCGAAGGACGTGCTTGCCAAGAACTTCGGCACCTCTGAAGAGACCTTCAAAAATGTGCCGAAACGAGAGCTTTTTATCTTTCCCCGAGACCTGCCTCGGACGCTGGCGGAAGAGCAGAAGGAAGCGTACGCGGGCTCGGGCCCGATTCCGAACAGCTTTGCGTTTTTTACGGGCAAGATGCATCCGACGAAGGTGAGTGCGGGCGGCAGCGTGAAGATCGTCGATCAATCCAATTTTCCCGCGACGAATATTGCGGCGGCGATTGTGACGCTGAAGCCGGGTGGATTGCGAGAGCTGCACTGGCATCCGAACGAGGACGAGTGGCAGTACTACGTGAAGGGCTCCGGTCGTATGACCGTGTTTTCAGCGGGCGGGCATGCACGGACGATGGACTTCCATGAAGGCGACGTAGGGTACATCGAACGGTCGCTGCCGCACTACATCGAGAATACCGGCGACACGGACATGGTGTTTCTGGAGGTGTTTCCGACGCCGCACTATGAGGATATTTCGCTCGGCGAGTGGCTGGCTCACACACCGTCGCGGCTGGTGGATCAGCATATCGGCACGGGAGAAGACTTCCTCCACAAGATCGGCAAGAAGGAAGCTGTGGTGGTGCCGGAGTAA